The DNA segment GAAAACGCGGCTGCCGGGCTGGCGCCGCCGTGGCGACGGGGACGATGAACGCGGTTTCGGCGAGACCATTTTCAAACGCGATCTGCTGCAGGGTGCGATCGGGCAGCCATTGCGTGAGGGGCACGACTGCGGCGGGGTTGCCGGTGAAGGGCGCGGACGCAAAGGCGTCGATCCAGTAGAGCGGCAGTTGCATGCCGCCATTCCACCCAACGCACAGCGCCGCGCCATCGAATCCGTGGTGCCGCGCCGTCACACCGCCGCACCTTTTTCGCCAGACCACGGCGAAATCTGACCGGGTATTTACGGAAACCCATCCGCCCGAGGCGGGTCTGAGCGCCACTGTCTCCCATGAAAAACTCCCATATTCGCACCCGGATTGTTGCCGCCCTCTTGCTTTTGACGCCTGTCGCCGTGACCACGGGCTGCCTAGCCGTCGCGGCCGGCGCCGCCGGGGCCGGGACGGTCGCTTACATCCGCGGGGAGCTCGACGCCTCGCTGGGGCACAATCTCGATACCGTGGACCGAGCCGCGAACCGGGCCGCCGAGCAGCTTCGTTTTGTGAAGATCAGCGAGAGTGCTGACGCGATCTCACGGGTGATCACCCTCCGTACCGCGGAGGACAAGAAGGTCGAGGTCCACCTGAACCGCACCTCCGACACGCTGACGCGGGTGCGCATCCGCGTCGGGGTTTTCGGCAACGAGAGCCTCTCGCGCCTGTTCCTCGAGCGGCTGCAGTCGAACCTGTAGCCCGCGCGCGAATCGCCGCCGCACGGCGCCCGCGTTCCCTGGCGGATCTGCGGTCTATAATCGCTTCATCATTAAGTTGATGTGCCTTCGGGGTGCGGCGGTTGCGGCGCGAACCGCCAGATGGGCGTTTCGGCCCGGGACGGGCGGGGTTTTGGCGATTGCAAAGAGAGCGGATTCGCAGAGGCTAGCGCGTTTTCGATTCTCATGCTGAAGAAATTGTTTGCGAAGCTGCGCCAAAAGATCGCTCCGGCACCGGAGGTACGGCCAGCCGCGTCCAAGGCGGGTAAGCCCGCCGCCAAGTCTCATAGTGGTGGCCAACAGCGTGGTTCTGGCTCCAGCCAAGGCCGTCCGGCAGGTGATGCCCCGGTGTGCCGGGAGCGGGCCGACCGGGCTCCTGAAGGTCGCCAGGAGGGCGAAGGTTACAGCCGCCGCGAGCGCGGTGGCCGTGGCAGCGGCCGGGGTTTTGGTGGCGGTGGTGGTGGCCGGGGCGATGAGCACGGCTCCCGTGGCGGTCGCGGGGGTGGATTTGGCTCGCGGGGCGGGCGGGGTGGCCGCAGTGGCGGCGGACCGCGCGCCGAACGGCAGCCTGACAACTTTGAACATCCGCGGCGCGAGCCGGTGAAGCCGGTCGTCCCGGTCGACGTGCCCAAGATGGACACGGCCTTCTCCAAGCTTGGCTTGAGCGACGCGCTCGCGTTTGCCGTGCAGGAGATGGGCTACCAGGAGCCCACGCCGATTCAGGCGCAGGCGATCCCGGTGGTGCTCCGCGGCGGTGACGTGATCGGTTCCGCGCAGACCGGCACCGGCAAGACCGCCGCCTTCGCGCTTCCGATCATCCAGCGCCTCGGCAGCCATGGCGCGCTGCGCTGCCTCATCCTCGAACCCACGCGCGAACTCGCGCTGCAGGTCGAGGAGGCGTTCCAGAAGTACGCCAAGTTCACCGATCTCCGCGTGACCATCGTGTACGGCGGTGTCGGTTACGGGAAGCAGGTCGAGGACCTGCGCAATGGCGTCGACATTCTCGCCGCCACTCCGGGCCGGCTCCTGGACCACATGGAACAGGGCAACTGCTCGCTCGATCACGTCGACATCCTGGTGCTCGACGAGGTCGACCGCATGCTCGACATGGGCTTCCTGCCGGATGTGAAACGCATCGTGCAGCGCTGCCCGAAGAGCCGCCAGACCCTCTTCTTCACCGCGACGCTCCCGCCGGAGATCGAGCAGCTCGCCAGCTGGGCGCTGCGCGACCCAGTGAAGGTCGAGATCGGCCGCGTGCGTTCGCCCGCCGAGACGGTCTCGCATGGGTTCTACCCGGTGGTCGCCTCGCAGAAGTTCGACCTGCTGCAACTGCTGCTCGACCGTACCGAGTTCAAGAGCGTGCTGATCTTCTGCCGCACCCGCATGGGCGCGGATCGCATCGCCTCCCGGCTCGAGACCAAGGGCCACACCGTGGGCGTCATGCACTCCGACCGCAGCCAGCGCGAACGCGTCGAGGCGCTCGATGGCTTCAAGAGCGGCCGGTTCGAGGTGCTCGTCGCGACCGACATCGCGGCCCGCGGCCTCGACATCGCCGGCGTCTCGCACGTCATCAACTACGACGTGCCGGAGAATCCCGAGGACTACGTGCACCGCATCGGCCGCACCGGCCGCGCCCACAACACGGGCGAGGCGTTCACGCTCGTCACGGAGGAGGATGTCCGCGACGCCCGCTCGATCGAGCGCTACATGGGCGTGTCGGTGGAACGCAAGAAGCTCGAGGGCTTCCCTTACATCTACTCCGCGCTGTTCGACGATAAGGCGCTCGCCGAGAGCGCCGCGCCGAAATCCACCAGCCGCCTCCATCGCGGCATGCGGCGCTAAAAAAAAGCTGCGTCCGCGCGCGGGGCTTCGCGTCAGCAGAGGTTGAACCTGCCTTTGCTGATGAAGACCTCGACTGACCTGAGCACCGAAAAGGTGCGCGAATTCGTGCGCGAGCGCTACGGCGCCATCGCGGAACAGAGCGATGCCGCCTGCGGCTGCGCTCCAAGCGGCTGCTGCGGCGGCGGCGCGACGGAGAATTACGGCGAGAAACTCGGCTACACCGCCGAGCAACTCGCCGCCGCGCCTGCCGGCTCCGACCTCGGCCTCGGCTGCGGCAACCCGCTCGCGATCGCGAGCATCCGTCCCGGCGAGGTCGTCGTCGACCTCGGGAGCGGCGCCGGCTTCGACTGTTTCCTGGCCGCGCGCCAACTCGTCGGCACCGGCCGCGTGATCGGCGTGGACATGACGCCCGCCATGGTCAGC comes from the Opitutus sp. ER46 genome and includes:
- a CDS encoding DUF3568 family protein, with protein sequence MKNSHIRTRIVAALLLLTPVAVTTGCLAVAAGAAGAGTVAYIRGELDASLGHNLDTVDRAANRAAEQLRFVKISESADAISRVITLRTAEDKKVEVHLNRTSDTLTRVRIRVGVFGNESLSRLFLERLQSNL
- a CDS encoding DEAD/DEAH box helicase; this encodes MKPVVPVDVPKMDTAFSKLGLSDALAFAVQEMGYQEPTPIQAQAIPVVLRGGDVIGSAQTGTGKTAAFALPIIQRLGSHGALRCLILEPTRELALQVEEAFQKYAKFTDLRVTIVYGGVGYGKQVEDLRNGVDILAATPGRLLDHMEQGNCSLDHVDILVLDEVDRMLDMGFLPDVKRIVQRCPKSRQTLFFTATLPPEIEQLASWALRDPVKVEIGRVRSPAETVSHGFYPVVASQKFDLLQLLLDRTEFKSVLIFCRTRMGADRIASRLETKGHTVGVMHSDRSQRERVEALDGFKSGRFEVLVATDIAARGLDIAGVSHVINYDVPENPEDYVHRIGRTGRAHNTGEAFTLVTEEDVRDARSIERYMGVSVERKKLEGFPYIYSALFDDKALAESAAPKSTSRLHRGMRR